The nucleotide sequence gttgtgatgatgatgaagatgatgatgtgcCCGTAGCTTGGGCAATCTTTTGCTTATCTTTATCTGTGTATGTCTTGGTACCAGTATGTTTATtgacttctttttcaactaaATGGCCCACTTTCTTAGCTGCATTGATATAATTCATGGTTAATGTAAGACAATCCTGATTGATGGAAGGTGATGGCTATTGCCAAGCAATGTGGTTTAATCGTGTGATTTTAAACCTTTTTATAAGTTTTCCATCCCCATAAAATTTCATAGCAAACTTAGAgcaaaaaaagaaaaggtgCAGACGACATACACAAAAAGCGCAAATACACAATCTCCTACAATCTATGAATTATGATGAAGTTATGTTGAATGGTTTGGGTGTATGGTTATGTTCGACGACGACAAAAGTTTAATTATACCATTTTCAGTGGTTCTAGCACATAGTGATCTTGTGACATAATCAACAGCCCTTTTGccaaaaacatcaattgtGTTTTCAATCTACCTTGGGTGATTGTGTATTACGCTGTGTGTTATATACCTGCTGCGTTGTGCATATCTTTGCCTTTCTGTTATCTTTTATTGATCGGCTTCTGAAGTTCTCCCGGCGAATCAATCGCGGTAAAGATAGTTTTGTGAGTTTATAGCCGAGAAGACACGTCCCTCAAGCTCTTACACTTTCCTAAACGGGAAGTATTGTTTAATTTGGATTTAGTTATTAATAGAAATAAACCTGAAATCAACTGATATAAGATACACATTATACAGACAATAACGTTTTAGACCCTTCTTCCATCCATCGGCATTTTcttcatattcaatttccGTCATAAATCTATtaaagagaagaaaaaaattatatgATTATTATATCAAGGGGAAAATACACAACGATATAATTCTCGCGTTTTATGCCAAGTTTAATACAATTCTTTATACGACCAATCGACGTTTTCTTTAAGAGGTTATATTCGTCAATATCCCAATTATTCGACATGATTGCGTCATCATCACTGTTGAATAGGAAGTTATCCTCAGAACAGCTTTTGTACCGCAAAAAGGACCTTATTAACGTCACATTAGCATCACAAGGGATTGTGATTGGAAGTCTACGATCTCAGGGGAtagaacaacaaaatggtCAAGTATTGGAGTCAAATGACGATAgtgaagatttggaaaacgCGGATACTTCAAGTGGGTTGATGAGGCTTTGTAATAGTTGTTTTGGAGGGAAGTCAATTTCCTCAGATACGAAAATCCCGCAATTCATATCTTACAAGAACATATTACACACTGAAGCTTTGGGATCCGAAGAAAATCATGAGGTCAAATTAACATTTGTCACCCCTGACCATGATGAttatttgaagaaagcGTCTAAATTGTCAATCCATACAATTAAAGTTCAAGTTCAGAATTATGATATTCAAAAACACTCACTGGAGACTATAACCAGTTATATTCAAAACAAGGCATACCACTATAAAGTGTTACAACAACCATCGGTGTTGGTTTTGATAAACCCTCATGGTGGTCAAGGTAATGCATTGAAAATCTACAATGGGGATATTAAACCCATATTGCAAGCGGCTCGTTGCAAAATTACTTATCAAGAGACAAATTATTCAGGACATGCAACTGATATTGCAAGAGGTTTGaacattgatgattatgatgtAATTTTGTGCTGTTCAGGTGACGGAATACCTCATGAAGTAATCAACGGGTTCTACCGACGTAAAGACTATGGTGTTGCGGCATTTAACAAATTAATTATTACTCAATTACCTTGTGGATCAGGAAACGCCCTAAGCTTAAGTACATTGGGAGGCTCAGGTGCCACACAAATTGCCACCTGGCTTATGCttaaatcaaaaccaagTAAATTAGATTTGATGGCAGTGACTCAAGGAACGGGAGATAAACAAGTTACCAAACTATCCTTCTTGAGCCAATGTTATGGTATTGTTGCTGATTCAGATATTGGAACTGAACATTTAAGATGGTTAGGTGCTATTCGTTTTGAAATCGGAGTCATGCAAAAAGTGTTTACATTTGCTAAATATCCATGTGATTTATATGTTGAAGCATGGACTAAAGATAAATCACTTATTGCTCAACATGTCGAACTGCATTTGGCCAATACCAATAATGGAAATAATAACAGTGATTTACGTGTCGTCACGcaagaagatttgaaattgcgTCAACCATCATTGGATGAGCCTGTGCCATCGCACTGGAAAACAGTTCCACAATCAATCACTGAAAAACTCAATGTGTTTTACGTAGGAAACATGCCTTATGTCTCCGCAGACGCCCAATTCTTTCCTGCTGCTTTACCTGATGACGGACACATGGATATGGTAATCACCGATACAAATGCATCCATACTCAACATTGTATCAATTATGATGAATGTGGAAAAAGGTACCCatgtcaatgatgaaaatgtgATACATGCTAAAGTCAAATCCTATCGTTTAGTGCCGAGGTTGAAAAGTACCGACAACCATTATATTTCTGTTGATGGGG is from Candida orthopsilosis Co 90-125, chromosome 1 draft sequence and encodes:
- a CDS encoding Lcb4 sphingosine kinase, producing MPSLIQFFIRPIDVFFKRLYSSISQLFDMIASSSSLNRKLSSEQLLYRKKDLINVTLASQGIVIGSLRSQGIEQQNGQVLESNDDSEDLENADTSSGLMRLCNSCFGGKSISSDTKIPQFISYKNILHTEALGSEENHEVKLTFVTPDHDDYLKKASKLSIHTIKVQVQNYDIQKHSSETITSYIQNKAYHYKVLQQPSVLVLINPHGGQGNALKIYNGDIKPILQAARCKITYQETNYSGHATDIARGLNIDDYDVILCCSGDGIPHEVINGFYRRKDYGVAAFNKLIITQLPCGSGNALSLSTLGGSGATQIATWLMLKSKPSKLDLMAVTQGTGDKQVTKLSFLSQCYGIVADSDIGTEHLRWLGAIRFEIGVMQKVFTFAKYPCDLYVEAWTKDKSLIAQHVESHLANTNNGNNNSDLRVVTQEDLKLRQPSLDEPVPSHWKTVPQSITEKLNVFYVGNMPYVSADAQFFPAALPDDGHMDMVITDTNASILNIVSIMMNVEKGTHVNDENVIHAKVKSYRLVPRLKSTDNHYISVDGESFPVEALQVEVLPSIMTGLLYDGKFTETVLTE